TCTTCCCTGTTTCTTACTCTGTATAATATCAACGTACATCACGCACAAAACAACCCATAAACCGAATTTGGTACTCTGGCTTAAGCTGGACATGAGAACCACCGCTGGGACTGCATAACGATATAACGAGATGCATTGTCTGTCACTGAGGTGGCGAAACGGCCTTTGGTCTGCATTTTTCGACTGTATGGGTGGACGAATAGTTATTTATGTACGATAGGTCTTGGTTGTAATCGGATTTTTTATATTGTCATGGAGACTTTGTTGCCATCTATGTGAATGAAATTCAGATGTATGTGTTTGCTGCTTGTGAAGAGGCAAGTTTGAATGGTTGGTGTTAGCCGCATGAGTCACACTGTGTTGGGCTGGGTGGACATGAACAATGTCAGCCTCACGCTTTGTTGAGCATATAAATTCCATCCTCTGCCATAGATTTTGAAATGTAGTTACCATTCATATTTCTGAGCCATCCAGCTTGCTAGAGTAGTCCTGCTATTAGCACCATAACTTTGAGACTCGTGCAAGCCCCACTTTGAACCTCAACATTCTAAACCACCTTCTCTGCACCGCAGAACAGACTCAAAAGCACCGAACTCAGCCAGGAGATACAGCAAAAATGTCCAATAACGAAGCTCATATAGCCCTCGAAGACAAAGCACAACCCCGGTCCTCGCGGTCCTCCGGACGCAGAGGCGGCCGCGGTGGCGGCAGATCAGAGGGCCGTGAAGTCCAAATCTCCAAAGCGCTCTCCAAACTACTGAGACATCAGGCTGAGAATGCGGGCATCAAGCTCGACGACGAGGGGTTCGCACCCCTAGACCGCGTGGTATGTCCCTCTATCTCCTCAATTCCACATAACAAAGCTGACTTTGCGAAAAGCTAGCATGGGGTCCTATCAAATCCCTGTCGCCTGATCTCGCAGAAATCAAGGACATTGTTGAAACGAACGCCAAAAAACGATTCACTCTCAAACCTACTGACCCGTCTGTATCTGAACCAGCTACTGCTTCAGGGTATCTCATCCGCGCGAACCAGGGCCACtccatcaaagtcgatgagACGGCGTTATTCAAGCCCATCCAAGTAGGCGACGAGGATTTTCCGCAAAAGGTAGTCCACGGTACGTATTTTGCGTTCTGGAAGGCGATTCTTGAGACGGGGGGCTTGAAGCCCATGACGAGGGGGCACATTCACTGTTCGGATAAGACGCCTGAGGAGGGGGCCGTGAGTGGGATGAGGAAAGATGCGGAGTTGTTGGTTGAGATTGATATCGAGGGGAGTTTGAGGGACGGCGTGACGTGGTGGAGGAGTGACAATGGGGTTCTTCTGACGGATGGGGGGGAGGGAGGAGTTCTAGGGACGAGGTATTTCAAGTTGGTGACGAGTAGGACTGTTGATGTGGGTGTTTTGTGGGAGGACGGGGTGAAAGTTGCTGATTTGCCGGCGGGTTTGAAGTTTAGAGTGCCGTCGGGTAAGAGGGCTGGAGGGAGTGGTAAGAGGTCATGACTTCGTTGTGGTATCTGATATCCTAGGCTATTTTCCTTATTTATCTCCCTTGTTTTGGAAGTGTACAAAAATCACAGAGTACTCTCCCCGCCAGTCTTCGGGGAATTCGCAGCCGACCATAGATTCTGAAACGTATCCTGCCTCCGTTGCAATTCTCCCTTCAGCCACGCGAGCACACTCtccgccatcttcaactttgcttGGCTCTGACCAACGACGCCGCTCACAATGCCTAGATCAGAGGGTACTCGTAGGGCGTTTTTGAAAACAGGCTGTCCGCGGAACATATTCTCCCCCACTGGATCAGGCTCTATTCTGTAGGTAGGGTTATCGAGGGCCAGGCGGCTCGTAAGGTTGGCTATCTGCTCGAAAATGGATGTGCTTGCCGAGCGGGaactggacatggatgtcTGTGAGATGCTCGGCGACGGTGTGGGTGCTGGTACTGCTCTAGGTGAAAGGCTGGTCTGTTTACTCATGGGCTGTTTTAGAGGAGGCTGAAATTGCGGCCGTGGTAGCTGTAATGGCGAAACCGAAGGTCGATCTAAGTGCATCTTGCCGGCACCGGATTGTTGTGTGAGATAATGGAGGGCATGCTTGGCAGCAAATTGTTTGGCGTTCTGCAACGTCCATCAGTACTAAGTAGGCTTGTTTACTATCTTGAGAAAGTACCTTTTTCGACTGAAAGAACGGCGCCTGTTGTCCAACGGAGAACCCATATCCAGCACGAGGAAACGATCCGTGCCGCTCAACAGTGCAGACCGTCTGCCAAAGAGGCTGGAAGTGTCCGTCGACGGGGATACTGACGGGTTCTTGGTCCGCAAAGATGGGATTGCTCAAACGGAGAGATTGTACTCGCTCTGTTTTCAAAATCCGTTAAAGACATGTTTGGAAGTGAAATTGTCGCTCTTGGAAGGGAGCCATACGCATCAACTGACTCACATAGTCGTGGTCACTAACGTCGGGTTCATCGTTGAAAGACACGAATTGCGAGACGGCTTGGAGTTGGGAACGGCTCAGGGCAACGGGTTGGCCTGTTTGTATTTCATGGGCAATTTTTTGCTGAACCCATTGGAGGAGCTTGTCCCATGGTACGGGGATGGTGGGCGTTGAGTCGGCGGTTGACATGTTGGAGGGTGATGCCTAAGGTGCGGCGTGGAATTGATGGCGCGGCAGAGGATATTTGATGGTTAGTTGGTGAGCGTAGGTGAGTACGTTGTCGGTGTCATTATTGTGAGATTAAAATGCCTGTGAGCAAGATTATGAGGCGGCGTTGTCGGGTCTTTATGAGGTAGTATTGGGAGAGCAGCTGGTTGTTGGCtcaaaggacatggagccgCTTCACTTTTTTGTTCCGGTGGGGGTGAGTGAGCCTTGTTGTGCTTTGCTTTCCACCAACTGGCTTATACTTTTCACAGCTCCTTTGTGACACTACATAGAACTGCTGACGACCATCCTCATTGAGTCTCATGCATATGCAGTAGAAAAAGACACAAGGAAGAAAGGCGACCTTGTCGAATTGAGTTTTCCTTAGGAAAAAATGGGCCAGATTTATTCTTTGTTCTGTTATGAATAGCAACTATATGCTACCTCATCCTAGGCATGCTATCAAAGATGTACAGAGTATTCTCAACGCCAATATCCGGGCTATGCCTATCAAATCACAATTGTCTCCAACTACATTTCCTCAAAGAatccaccatcatcatcgtcatcagacTTGTTCGCAGGCATCGCCTCACGCATAAGCCTTCTTCGCTCTCTTCTGTTGAGTTGCGGCTGTTCCTTGCCCTGCTTGCCGGTCGTATCCTTGACAGAGACAGGGTGTTTCTGCTCCTGAGTCTTTTTGGCTTGCGGCCTCGGCACTGTGTTGTTTGATGCAGCTTTATTCACCGCTGCACGATACTTCTTTGGAGCAGGCGCTGAATCGCCTGCCGATCTCCTCTCCCGTAACTGCTTCAACGCATCAAGTCCCTCTTCCATGGTCTTCTCGACGACAGACCACATCGGCGGTCGTTCAGAGTTAAGAGCAGCTTTGGCTATCGGGGTCTGTTTTGTCTCACTGGCGTCCGCtgcatcctcctcctcgtctttgCCTTCTGCTTTCTGACTCCCGTACAAGCTGATGTAAGGTTCTACATGAGGATGATACATCGTGTAcgcttcatcaacctccGCAATGTGAAGTTGGCGTCTCAGATCTTCAATATCGTCGGCATCAGGATTTTGCTCCATCTTGCGTTTGAGTTGCTTTGCTAATCGCGAAGCTTTCTTTCGTTCTTCAACCCATTGGCGTTAGCAAATGCTTAGGGAAAAAGCAAAACGGACACTCAAATACGCTTACCAAAAAATCGAACCATGTGATATTTCGAAATCATTGCACTTCGCTTCTTCTGAAAAGATTTGTCTGAGACGGTGGACTTGTGTGCCTCCAGTTCTCGTTGCATGTCATTTTGAATATTGGCGGGGAGATCCTTCTTCCGCTGTAGCAATCTTTCGATATTCCGAGCCCTCTTCCTTGAAAATCCCAGGCTGCCCTCCTTCGCCTTGTGCTTGCCGGTTCCGTATTGCTTCTGGCGCTTCGGATTGAAGCCGTTTGCTCGGGGCGGTCGTGCTTGCGACTCTGCATCGTTGTCGACG
The genomic region above belongs to Pochonia chlamydosporia 170 chromosome 2, whole genome shotgun sequence and contains:
- a CDS encoding double-stranded RNA binding motif domain-containing protein, which produces MSTADSTPTIPVPWDKLLQWVQQKIAHEIQTGQPVALSRSQLQAVSQFVSFNDEPDVSDHDYVKRVQSLRLSNPIFADQEPVSIPVDGHFQPLWQTVCTVERHGSFPRAGYGFSVGQQAPFFQSKKNAKQFAAKHALHYLTQQSGAGKMHLDRPSVSPLQLPRPQFQPPLKQPMSKQTSLSPRAVPAPTPSPSISQTSMSSSRSASTSIFEQIANLTSRLALDNPTYRIEPDPVGENMFRGQPVFKNALRVPSDLGIVSGVVGQSQAKLKMAESVLAWLKGELQRRQDTFQNLWSAANSPKTGGESTL
- a CDS encoding RNA 2'-phosphotransferase (similar to Metarhizium robertsii ARSEF 23 XP_007822033.1); its protein translation is MSNNEAHIALEDKAQPRSSRSSGRRGGRGGGRSEGREVQISKALSKLLRHQAENAGIKLDDEGFAPLDRVLAWGPIKSLSPDLAEIKDIVETNAKKRFTLKPTDPSVSEPATASGYLIRANQGHSIKVDETALFKPIQVGDEDFPQKVVHGTYFAFWKAILETGGLKPMTRGHIHCSDKTPEEGAVSGMRKDAELLVEIDIEGSLRDGVTWWRSDNGVLLTDGGEGGVLGTRYFKLVTSRTVDVGVLWEDGVKVADLPAGLKFRVPSGKRAGGSGKRS
- a CDS encoding nuclear protein involved in pre-rRNA processing (similar to Metarhizium acridum CQMa 102 XP_007809511.1), coding for MKRPFSDVDNDAESQARPPRANGFNPKRQKQYGTGKHKAKEGSLGFSRKRARNIERLLQRKKDLPANIQNDMQRELEAHKSTVSDKSFQKKRSAMISKYHMVRFFERKKASRLAKQLKRKMEQNPDADDIEDLRRQLHIAEVDEAYTMYHPHVEPYISLYGSQKAEGKDEEEDAADASETKQTPIAKAALNSERPPMWSVVEKTMEEGLDALKQLRERRSAGDSAPAPKKYRAAVNKAASNNTVPRPQAKKTQEQKHPVSVKDTTGKQGKEQPQLNRRERRRLMREAMPANKSDDDDDGGFFEEM